A DNA window from Brassica napus cultivar Da-Ae chromosome C1, Da-Ae, whole genome shotgun sequence contains the following coding sequences:
- the LOC125580808 gene encoding uncharacterized protein LOC125580808 has protein sequence MEVNRTSMSFSTAILRQEVEKGTRSDNVYKDPQENTCRMLTVWSHPESYVLPPEEQGGKASPTNSEDYKTPPEDDPMTESRTTDVGNSKLSRYLTRSLKKAELEGKCIPISSTKKDDLQTKRIPRRSTKIGGVYTPDKRLKKLFQSCKKPKYTPLADLEKAQFQEFQSILREKPAQEFEIVIGIHVSNKFFLSLARPTNWVSTEVFKSSELNPFYSSGLYIFL, from the exons ATGGAAGTGAACCGGACCTCCATGTCTTTCTCCACTGCCATTTTGCGTCAAGAGGTTGAAAAGGGGACACGGAGTGACAATGTCTATAAAGATCCACAGGAGAACACTTGTAGGATGCTTACCGTTTGGTCTCATCCTGAATCTTACGTCCTTCCGCCGGAGGAACAAGGTGGTAAAGCGTCACCGACAAATTCTGAAGATTACAAGACACCGCCAGAAGATGATCCGATGACTGAATCTCGCACAACAGACGTTGGGAATTCGAAGCTGAGTCGATATCTGACTAGGTCATTAAAAAAAGCAGAGCTAGAAGGGAAATGTATTCCAATAAGCTCAACCAAAAAAGATGACCTCCAGACGAAGCGTATTCCGAGACGTTCAACAAAGATTGGAGGAGTGTACACCCCAGACAAGAGATTGAAGAAGCTTTTCCAAAGCTGCAAGAAACCCAAATATACGCCCTTAGCAGACTTGGAGAAAGCGCAGTTTCAAGAGTTTCAGTCAATTCTCCGCGAGAAACCGGCACA GGAATTCGAAATTGTTATTGGGATCCATGTCTCAAATAAGTTCTTCCTGTCGTTGGCGAGACCAACAAATTGGGTCAGTACCGAGGTATTCAAATCATCAGAACTTAATCCGTTTTATTCAAGTGGtttgtacatatttttataa
- the LOC125579884 gene encoding meiosis-specific protein ASY2-like: MRSPVVEGQTWENVEETRSTPSSVKALRRERGGVGVTFLIPTRSQRPWSPPLGFQCVYESYFQSETKLWFPIPRVITSYARRRDAAKSQFLNGVFRISVALMVTAAEIDISMSVQTLEELAYVKSMGDGLFSIQMRLNYNVIIDHPSRTANWQRFYFYVKYDVDHPDSASYPEEFIANARAVVSRVQVSWKDITVERIRRAIARISKSKGLEIRFATFDYWQQAAISIFNRVEQKVINAAREMKELPDLSALIKKKQSGVKKISSATPGETTLSRTTPGLPPLPISPRPSVGPINIESSREDLVQSSGRETVEPSVTDSNKKKRSGPDSSASIDTQARTGSDEPPKKKKKKEKKKRRKSIERQSEPVGDSEGHEPVVHEGSPREAATRATPPVAPPATTGGGSTSEERRIKFCDRVEFKCDSDTPLAYAPSECAELIRQIRGGAKDMPPIKDLIFKDTYVDAARTKVLYDSALKETISKLKQSDRLARARDTALNRKTSEFRAAIDKAAAEQSRLLADKKAHKEKFMERLRELKDKFKNAGEKIRGLEREKATLEKEKAALEERRMATALRHLKEVNRLRDSRSYEVTHE; the protein is encoded by the exons ATGCGTTCTCCTGTCGTGGAAGGGCAAACATGGGAGAACGTCGAGGAGACTCGTTCAACTCCTAGCAGCGTGAAAGCTTTGCGGAGAGAGCGTGGAGGAGTCGGAGTGACTTTCCTAATCCCGACGAGGTCTCAGAGGCCGTGGTCCCCTCCGTTGGGGTTTCAGTGTGTCTACGAGTCATACTTCCAGAGCGAGACCAAGCTCTGGTTTCCGATTCCTCGAGTCATCACATCTTATGCGAGACGTCGTGACGCAGCGAAGAGTCAGTTCTTGAATGGCGTGTTCCGTATTTCGGTAGCGTTGATGGTGACGGCGGCGGAGATCGATATCTCAATGAGCGTGCAGACTCTTGAAGAGCTGGCTTACGTCAAGTCTATGGGGGACGGATTGTTCTCGATTCAGATGAGGCTCAACTACAATGTTATTATTGACCACCCCAGCAGGACGGCCAATTGGCAGCGCTTCTATTTTTACGTCAAATATGACG TTGATCACCCAGATTCGGCCTCCTATCCAGAAGAGTTCATTGCTAACGCTCGTGCCGTCGTGTCGCGTGTTCAAGTAAGCTGGAAAGACATCACCGTTGAGAGGATTCGAAGAGCCATCGCCAGGATCTCGAAGAGTAA GGGACTGGAGATCCGATTTGCCACCTTTGATTACTGGCAACAAGCAGCCATTTCGATATTCAATCGTGTCGAGCAAAAGGTGATCAACGCAGCTAGGGAAATGAAGGAACTTCCGGACTTAAGTGCACTAATCAAGAAGAAGCAGAGCGGAGTGAAAAAGATATCTTCTGCGACTCCTGGTGAGACGACTCTTAGTAGGACGACTCCTG GGCTTCCCCCTCTTCCTATTTCCCCAAGACCATCTGTAGGCCCGATTAATATCGAGTCCTCGAGGGAGGATCTCGTGCAGTCTTCTGGACGAGAGACTGTCGAGCCGTCGGTGACGGACAGTAACAAGAAGAAAAGGTCTGGTCCTGATTCTTCTGCTTCAATCGATACCCAAGCGAGGACCGGATCTGATGAAcctccgaagaagaagaagaagaaggagaagaaaaagagGAGGAAGTCTATCGAGAGGCAGTCGGAACCTGTCGGGGACTCTGAGGGTCACGAACCTGTCGTTCATGAGGGCTCTCCTCGTGAGGCTGCGACTCGAGCG ACTCCTCCGGTGGCACCTCCAGCGACTACGGGGGGTGGTTCAACTTCGGAGGAACGTCGAATCAAATTCTGCGATCGCGTTGAATTCAAGTGTGACAGCGACACCCCTCTTGCTTATGCTCCATCGGAATGCGCTGAGCTTATCCGACAAATTCGAGGTGGTGCCAAGGACATGCCTCCAATTAAAGATCTCATCTTCAAGGATACATATGTCGATGCAGCGAGGACCAAGGTTTTG TACGACTCAGCCCTTAAAGAGACCATCTCCAAGCTGAAGCAATCTGACAGACTCGCGCGAGCGAGGGACACGGCTCTCAACCGCAAGACGAGTGAATTCAGGGCGGCGATCGACAAGGCAGCAGCGGAGCAGAGTCGGTTGCTCGCAGACAAGAAAGCTCATAAGGAGAAGTTTATGGAGAGGTTAAGGGAGCTGAAGGACAAATTCAAAAATGCTGGCGAGAAGATCAGAGGACTCGAACGAGAGAAAGCTACTTTGGAAAAAGAGAAAGCTGCTTTGGAGGAGAGGAGGATGGCTACGGCTCTAAGGCATCTGAAGGAGGTCAACCGGTTAAGGGACTCTCGAAGTTACGAGGTTACACATGAGTGA